From the Micromonospora echinospora genome, the window CGGCGGGGGCGGCGGCGGCCCGACGCCAGCGGGCCAGGCGCTCCCCGGCGGCGGCGAGCAGGTCGTCGGTCCAGGACCGGTCGCTGCGGTAGTGCCCGGCCATCAGGGCGAGCCGCACCGCCATCGGGTCGACCCGGTCGGCCCGCAGCCGGGACACGAAGACCAGGTTCCCCCGGGACTTGGACATCTTCTCGCCGTCCAGGCCGATCATGCCGGCGTGCACGTAGTGGGTGGCGAACGGGGCCTGCCCGGTGAGCCGCTCGGCGTGCGCCGCCGAACACTCGTGGTGCGGGAAGATCAGGTCGTTGCCGCCGCCCTGGACGTCGATCCGGTCACCGAGCAGGTTCAACGCGATCACCGTGCACTCGATGTGCCAGCCGGGGCGTCCCGGGCCCAGGTCACCGCCGGGCCAGGACGGCTCCCCCGGCCGTTCGCCGCGCCAGAGCAGCGGGTCGAGGGGGTCCCGCTTACCGGGCCGCTGCGGGTCGCCGCCGCGCTCCGGGAAGATCTCCAGCATCTCCTCCCGGGAGAGGTTGGACTCGTAGCCGAAGCGGCCGGTGGCGGCGACGTCGAAGTAGACGTCCCCGGTGCCGTCGTCGAGGCGGTACGCCGCGCCGTCCTTGAGCAGCAGCAGCACCCGGTCGGCGATGTCCGGGATCGACTCGACCGCGCCGACGTAGTGCGCCGGCGGGATGATCCGCAGCGCCTCCATGTCCTCGCGGAACAGGGCCGTCTCCCGCATCGCCAGGACCTTCCAGTCCTCGCCGTCGCGCTCGGCCCGTTCCAGCAGCGGATCGTCGATGTCGGTGACGTTCTGCACGTACGCGACCTCGCGGCCGGAGTCCCGCCACATCCGCTGGACGAGGTCGAACGTGATCATGGTCGCGGCGTGCCCGAGGTGGGTGGCGTCGTACGGCGTGATGCCGCAGACGTACATGGTCGCCGTGTCCTCCGGATCACTCCGGTGTGCACCACGACGCGCCGAGTCGAACAACGTCAGCGGCTCGCCCCTGCCCGGCAGCCGCGGCACCTCGTGCCCCACCCATGACTCCATGCCGTCAGCCTAACGAGCGTTACGACAGCGGCGAGGACCCGTGCTGGTGATCAACCCGACAGCCTCCGGGGGGATCGGGGCACCGGGGTGCCGACGGCCTGCCGGCTCCGGGGTGACGCCGCAGGTCAGATGGGCGGCCAGGGCACCGCCGGCCAGTCCGGCGACGGCAGGGGGAACCGGCCGGTGTCCCGCAACACCCCGATCCGGTCCGCCAGACGGCGGATCTCGGTCAACGTCAGGTGCGCGGCGAGTTCCTCGCCGAGCGGGCCGTCGACCTGACCGGCGAGCGCGTCGAGCATCCGCACCGCGTCCCCCGGGAGCTGCCGGCCGGACCAGCCCCAGAGCACCGTACGCAGCTTCTCCTCCACGTGGAAGGTCACCCCGTGGTCCACGCCGTGGATCCGGTCGTCCGGGCCGACCAGCACGTGCCCGCCCTTGCGGTCGGCGTTGTTGAGCACCACGTCCAGCACCGCCAGCCGGGCCAGGCGCGGATCGTCGGCGTGCGCCAGGGCGTACGGGGTGCCGTCGTCGTCCCGGGCGGCGGCGATCGGGAACCAGCGGGGCGGCACCGCGTCCGCCGGCACGAACCCGACCAGCGGTTCGGCGTCGTCCGGCTCGTCGATCCAGAGCTGGCACGAGCCGGGGCCGAACGGGCCGTCCCGCAGCACCGTCGGCGGGACCAGGTCCCAGCCGGTGGCGCGGGAGACCAGGTACGCGGCGACCTCCCGGTCGGCGAGCGTGCCGTCGGGGAAGTCCCAGAGCGGACGCTCGCCGCGGACCGGCTTGTAGACGCAGCGGACGGTCACCCCGTCCAGGGTGAGAGTGCCGCGCAGGGTCGTGTTGGAGGCGTCCACGAGCCGCCCCTCCAGGGCGAACTCACCCTCGCGGAGCAGCCGCAGTGCGGCGTTCTCCTCCGCGGAGGGCCGAGTGTCGGACAACGTCACCGGTGGTAGCCGTTGTGCCGGGGGCAGAGGTGACCGGCAGGGTCGAGGGGCTGGCCACAGAGCGGGCAGGGCTGCCGGCCGGCGTTGACCACCCGGCGGGCCCGCTCGATGAACCGCCGGGTCTCCTGCGGGGTCAGCCGCACCCGGAGCCGGTCCAGGTCCTCGTCCGGCTCGACCACGTCGTCGTCATCGTCCTCGTCGTCGTCCTCACCGAGCGCGACCTCGACCTCCGTCTCGCCCGCGGCGATCGCTTCGATCACCACGGTCGACGTGTCGACGTCGAACGCCAGGCCCAGGGTGCCGACCCGGAACTCCTCGTCCACCGGAGTGTCCAGAGGGTCGTTGTCGGCGGTGCCGGTGGCCGGCAGCTCGGGCAACTCGACGCCGAAGCGCCGCTGCGCCTCGGTGAGGAGTTCCTCCAGCTTCTCGGCCAGCAGGGAGACCTGGACCTTCTCCAGAGCGACGCTGACCAACCGGCCGCCGCCGCGCGCCTGGAGGAAGAACGTCCGCTCCCCCGGCGGGCCCACGGTCCCAGCGACGAACCGCTCCGGCGGTTCGAAGGCGTGCACCTGGTGGGTCATACCCACGACCCTATCCGGCCGTCGGAACGGACGCGCACCCCACCGACGCAGAATCGTCGTCCGGGCCGCCAGGAGCGGGTCGTACGGTCGGGCACGCCGGTCGTCGCCCGAGCGGGGACGGTCACCGGCCCGCTCCCGCGCCGCCGCCCACCGGGGCGTCCGAGTCCGCCGTCCGGGTCGTCCGCCGTCGCCGTCGCCGCGCCGGGGGAACCAGTCCGGCCAGGTCGCCGCCGGTGTCGTTGAGCCGCAGCAGGAACGGCCGGATCGGGGTGTACCGGATCGCCGTCACCGACGCCGGGTCGGCGACGATCCGCTGGAACAGATCCAGGTGTACGCCGAGCGCGTCCGCCACGATGGCCTTGATCACATCGCCGTGGCTGCACGCCAGCCAGACCGCCTCCGGACCGTGCTCGGCGGTGATGCGGGCGTCCCAGGAGCGCACCGCCGCGACCGCGCGGGCCGCCATCGCGGCCATCGCCTCTCCCTGCGGGAACACCGCCGCGCTCGGGTGCTGCTGCACCACCGGCCAGAGGGGGTCCTTCGCCAACTTCTTGAGCGGCTGCCCCTCCCACTCGCCGTAGCCGCACTCGATAAGCCCGTCCTCGACCACCGGGGTGGACCCGGGCAGGGCCAGTTCCAGGGTCTGCCGGCAACGGACCAGAGGGCTGGTCACCACGGCGGCCAACGGCAGGACACGCAGCCGCTCGCCCACCGCACGGGCCTGGTTTCGACCCGTCTCGTCCAGTTCGACCGGTTGCCGACCGGCCAGCCCGCCGTCGGCGTTCGCCGTGGTCCGGCCGTGTCGCAGAAGCAGAAGGGTCGCCACGCGACCACCCTATGGCCTGACCCGGCGTTCCTCGCTCCCCGCCCGACCACGCCCGACCACCGGCGCGTCGCCGGCCGGTCTGCGCCGCATGGGGTCGGTGTCCGGTTCGCGGGTACGTCGGGCCCGGCTGGGCCGGGGGTCGGCCGGAATGCCGGGCGGCCGGTGGTCGTTACACCCTCTGGACGACCGAGGTGGCAGCCCGCCGATCCTTCTCCGGCCGATGGCCGGGTGGAATGCCGGGCGACCGGCGGTCGTTACATCTGGACCCGGCGCGGTGAGCCCCGCTCCCCGCCGAGGACCTCCGAAACTTTCCTTACCCCCTCCTGGGCACCCGACGGTGCTCGCACACGCCCACCCCCGGGTGTGTGTCGATCCCCCGATTGGAGTTCCCCATGAACACGATGCTGCGTAAGACTGTTCTCGGTGTGGCTGGTCTGGCGTTCGCCGGTGGTGTGATCGGTGGTCCGGTCGGCACCGCGCTGGACACGTCGGCCCACGCCGCCCCGGCCACGCCCGTGGCCGCGGTGCAGGCGGAGAAGCCGGACACCGGCAGGCTGATGCCGAACGGTGTACCGGGCGACCAGTCGCGGATCCCGCTGGACGCCGAGCAGACCGCGAACGTGAAGGCGATCATCACGGCGACGAAGAAGGCCGGCATGGACGAGCGGGCCGCCGTGGTCGCGATCGCCACGAGTCTGCAGGAGTCGAAGCTGGAGAACCTGGGTCACCTGGGTGACCGCAACGACCACGACTCGCAGGGCCTGTTCCAGCAGCGCCCGTCGTCCGGGTGGGGCACGGTCGAGCAGATCACCGACCCCGAGTACTCCACCACCGCGTTCCTCAAGGGCCTCAAGCAGGTCGACGGCTGGAAGGACATGCCGCTGACCCAGGCCGCCCAGACGGTGCAGGTGTCGGCGTACCCCGACCACTACGCCCAGTGGGAGAAGCAGGCCGCCGACCTGGTCGCCGAGCACTGGAACAGCTGACCCTGATCACACGTCGTGGGCCGGCACCCCGAACCCGGGGTGCCGGCCCACACGCCTGTCCGGTCCTCAGGTGGCCGAGATGGTGCCGGTCATCAGCAGCGCCAGCACGAGGGTGCCGAGCGCGACCCGGTAGAGGACGAAGACGTACAGGGTGTGGTGCGCGACGTAGCGGAGCAGCCAGGCGATCGCCGCGTAGCCGATGGCGAAGGCGATCACGGTCGCCACCACCATCTGGGCCACGCTGGGGACCGACGTCCCCGGCGCGGCCGGCTCGAAGACGTCACCCAGGCTGAACACACCGGACATCACCACCGCCGGGATGGCGAGCAGGAACGAGTAGCGGGCCGCCGCCTCCCGGGTCAGGTTGAGGAAGAGGCCGGCGGTGAGCGTGCCGCCGGACCGGGACACCCCCGGGATCAGCGCCATCGCCTGGGCGAGACCCATGACGACGCCGTCCTTCATGCGGAAGTTCTCCAAGGTCCGGGTCTGCCGGCCCCAGTACTCGGCGAAGGCCAGCACGAACGCGAAGACGATCAGCGTGGTGGCGACCAGCCACAGGTTGCGGGCGGCGGTCTGGATCTGGTCCTTGAACAGGAAACCGAAGGCGCCGATCGGGATCGAGCCGACGATCACGTACCAGCCCATGCGGTAGTCGAGGCTGGAACGGACCGACTTGTCCCGGATGCCGATCAGCCAGACCTTGGTGATCCGCCAGATGTCCTTGGCGAAGTAGAGCAGCACCGCCGCCTCGGTGCCGAGCTGGGTGACCGCGGTGAACGACGCGCCGGCGTCCCGCTCGAAGAAGATCGCGGACGTGATCCGCATGTGGCCGGACGAGCTGACCGGGAGAAACTCGGTGAGTCCCTGGACGATGCCGAGGACGATCGCCTCGATCCAGCTCACTCGCCCACTCCCGCGAGCTCCAGGGCCTCGGCGCAGGTACGCAGGGTCTGCACCCCGCTCTCCCGGTCGGCGACGAAGAGGGTCAGCGACAGCGTGGTGACGCCGGCAGCGGCGTAGTCGCGCATCCGCTCGGCGATGCGCTCCTTCGGTCCGAGCAGCGAGGTGCGGTCGATGAACTCCATCGGCACCGCCGCGGCGGCGTCCCGCTGCCGCTTGGCGAGGTAGAGGTCCTGCACCTCGCGGGCCGCGTCGCCGTAGCCCATCCGGGTGGCCAACTGGTTGTAGAAGTTCTGCTGGCGGCTGCCCATGCCGCCGACGTAGAGCGCGGCGTACAGGCGGACCAGTTCGGCGCAGGCGGCGACGTCGTCACCGATCACCACCGGCACCGACGGTACGACGTCGAAGCCGGCCAGTTCCTTGCCGGCCTTCGCCCGACCGGCGCGGACGGCGGTGAGCTGCTCCTCGGCGAACTCCGGCGCGTAGAAGACGGCCAGCCAGCCGTCGGCGATCTCCCCGGCCAGTTCCAGGTTCTTCGGTCCCACCGCCGCGAGGTAGATCGGTATGTGCTCGCGCGGCGGCCGGAAGCCGAGCCGGAGCGCCTTGCCCGGGCCGTCGGGTAGCGGGAGTGTGTAGTGCTCGCCGGCGTAGGCGACCTCCTTACGCGCGATGGCGAGCTTGACGATGTCGACGTACTCGCGGGTGCGGGCGAGCGGCTTGGCGAACCGGACACCGTGCCAGCCCTCGGAGACCTGCGGGCCCGAGACCCCCAGCCCGAGCCGGAACCGTCCCCCGGAGAACGCGTCGATGGTGGCGGCGGTCATCGCGGTCGCCGCCGGGGTCCGCGCCGGGATCTGCATTACCGCGCTGCCCACGTCGATCCGTTCGGTCTGCCCGGCGATCCACGCCAGCATGCTCGGCGAGTCGGAGCCGTAGGCCTCCGCCGTCCACACCACCGAGTAGCCGAGCCGGTCCGCCTCCTGCGCCAGAGCCAGATGGTCGGCCGGCGTGCTCCACGCCGTCTGGTATCCGAGGCTGAGCCCGAGTCGCACTGGTCCTCCCCCATCCCGCACCACGAGTCGCATCAGGTTACGCAATGCCGACGGCGGGACCCACCACCGCCTCACTCCACTCCGGTGAGGCCGGCCGGACCGCTCCGCTCCGGTGGGACGGCCGGATGGTCGGAGACTTGACGGAGGCGAGGATATCGGTCGGGCCCCGGATGCAAATAAGGTTCACCCATGCAACAGCGACCGCTCGGCCGAAGCGGGCTGGCGGTTTCCCGGCTCGCGCTCGGCACCATGACCTGGGGTCGGGACACCGACGCCGACGACGCGGCCGCCCAGCTGAAGAGCTACCTCGACGCGGGCGGCAACCTGGTCGACACCGCCGACGTCTACGGGGACGGGGACGCCGAGTCGGTGATCGGCTCGCTGCTGGGCACCCTCGTACCCCGCGACGACCTGCTCATCGCGACCAAGGCGGGGCTGCGACCGGGCACCCAGCGCCGCCGGGACGGCTCCCGGGGGCACCTGCTGCGCACCCTGGACGCCTCGCTGCGCCGGCTCGGCACCGACCACGTCGACCTGTGGCAGGTGCACGGATACGACCCGGACACCCCGCTGGAGGAGACCCTCTCGGCGCTCGACCACGCGGTCACCAGCGGCCGGGTCCGGTACGTGGGGGTGTCGAACTTCTCCGGCTGGCAGACCGCCCGGGCCGCCGCCTGGCAGGCGGCCTATCCCGGCCGCGCGCCGGTGGTCGCCGCACAGGTCGAGTACTCGCTGCTGGAGCGGGGGGTCGAGCGGGAGGTGCTGCCGGCGTGCGCGGCCATGGGCCTCGGGGTGCTGCCCTGGTCGCCGCTGGGCCGGGGGGTGCTCACCGGAAAGTACCGGCACGGCCGTCCCGCCGACTCACGGGCCACCTCGGCGCACTTCGGCCCGTTCGTCGCCACCTACCTGGAGCCGCGCTGCTCCAGCATCGTCGAGGCGGTGGTGATCGCCGCCGGCGGCCTCGGTGTGTCACCACTGGAGGTGGCCCTGGCCTGGGTGCGGGATCGTCCCGGCGTGGCCGCCCCGATCCTCGGCGCCCGGACGGTGGGGCAGCTCCAGGGCGCGTTGCAGGTGGAGCGGATCACCCTGCCGGACGAGATCACCACAGCCCTGGACGACGTCTCGGCGGTGGAGGTCGGGTATCCGGAACGCGACGGCTGACGCGGTGTGGCCGATCCGCGACCGGGCGCAAGCCCGGTCCCGGGAACCGGACGTGGGCACCGGAACCCGACCGGGGTGGCGCAGGTCTCCCGGCGGGGGTGGCGTCACGTCGCCGGGCTGGGCAGCATAGGCCCCATGGACTACGAGTACGCACCGCTGCGGCTACCGCCGAACGTCGACCGGGTGACCGCCGCGGTG encodes:
- the mshC gene encoding cysteine--1-D-myo-inosityl 2-amino-2-deoxy-alpha-D-glucopyranoside ligase; translated protein: MESWVGHEVPRLPGRGEPLTLFDSARRGAHRSDPEDTATMYVCGITPYDATHLGHAATMITFDLVQRMWRDSGREVAYVQNVTDIDDPLLERAERDGEDWKVLAMRETALFREDMEALRIIPPAHYVGAVESIPDIADRVLLLLKDGAAYRLDDGTGDVYFDVAATGRFGYESNLSREEMLEIFPERGGDPQRPGKRDPLDPLLWRGERPGEPSWPGGDLGPGRPGWHIECTVIALNLLGDRIDVQGGGNDLIFPHHECSAAHAERLTGQAPFATHYVHAGMIGLDGEKMSKSRGNLVFVSRLRADRVDPMAVRLALMAGHYRSDRSWTDDLLAAAGERLARWRRAAAAPAGPSGAALLAGVRRHLADDLDTPGALALVDGWAEETLAGTADDPDAPALVTATVDALLGIRL
- a CDS encoding DUF3090 domain-containing protein; protein product: MTHQVHAFEPPERFVAGTVGPPGERTFFLQARGGGRLVSVALEKVQVSLLAEKLEELLTEAQRRFGVELPELPATGTADNDPLDTPVDEEFRVGTLGLAFDVDTSTVVIEAIAAGETEVEVALGEDDDEDDDDDVVEPDEDLDRLRVRLTPQETRRFIERARRVVNAGRQPCPLCGQPLDPAGHLCPRHNGYHR
- a CDS encoding undecaprenyl-diphosphate phosphatase, which codes for MSWIEAIVLGIVQGLTEFLPVSSSGHMRITSAIFFERDAGASFTAVTQLGTEAAVLLYFAKDIWRITKVWLIGIRDKSVRSSLDYRMGWYVIVGSIPIGAFGFLFKDQIQTAARNLWLVATTLIVFAFVLAFAEYWGRQTRTLENFRMKDGVVMGLAQAMALIPGVSRSGGTLTAGLFLNLTREAAARYSFLLAIPAVVMSGVFSLGDVFEPAAPGTSVPSVAQMVVATVIAFAIGYAAIAWLLRYVAHHTLYVFVLYRVALGTLVLALLMTGTISAT
- a CDS encoding MSMEG_4193 family putative phosphomutase, producing the protein MATLLLLRHGRTTANADGGLAGRQPVELDETGRNQARAVGERLRVLPLAAVVTSPLVRCRQTLELALPGSTPVVEDGLIECGYGEWEGQPLKKLAKDPLWPVVQQHPSAAVFPQGEAMAAMAARAVAAVRSWDARITAEHGPEAVWLACSHGDVIKAIVADALGVHLDLFQRIVADPASVTAIRYTPIRPFLLRLNDTGGDLAGLVPPARRRRRRTTRTADSDAPVGGGAGAGR
- a CDS encoding LLM class F420-dependent oxidoreductase; the protein is MRLGLSLGYQTAWSTPADHLALAQEADRLGYSVVWTAEAYGSDSPSMLAWIAGQTERIDVGSAVMQIPARTPAATAMTAATIDAFSGGRFRLGLGVSGPQVSEGWHGVRFAKPLARTREYVDIVKLAIARKEVAYAGEHYTLPLPDGPGKALRLGFRPPREHIPIYLAAVGPKNLELAGEIADGWLAVFYAPEFAEEQLTAVRAGRAKAGKELAGFDVVPSVPVVIGDDVAACAELVRLYAALYVGGMGSRQQNFYNQLATRMGYGDAAREVQDLYLAKRQRDAAAAVPMEFIDRTSLLGPKERIAERMRDYAAAGVTTLSLTLFVADRESGVQTLRTCAEALELAGVGE
- a CDS encoding aldo/keto reductase, translated to MQQRPLGRSGLAVSRLALGTMTWGRDTDADDAAAQLKSYLDAGGNLVDTADVYGDGDAESVIGSLLGTLVPRDDLLIATKAGLRPGTQRRRDGSRGHLLRTLDASLRRLGTDHVDLWQVHGYDPDTPLEETLSALDHAVTSGRVRYVGVSNFSGWQTARAAAWQAAYPGRAPVVAAQVEYSLLERGVEREVLPACAAMGLGVLPWSPLGRGVLTGKYRHGRPADSRATSAHFGPFVATYLEPRCSSIVEAVVIAAGGLGVSPLEVALAWVRDRPGVAAPILGARTVGQLQGALQVERITLPDEITTALDDVSAVEVGYPERDG
- a CDS encoding SCO1664 family protein: MTLSDTRPSAEENAALRLLREGEFALEGRLVDASNTTLRGTLTLDGVTVRCVYKPVRGERPLWDFPDGTLADREVAAYLVSRATGWDLVPPTVLRDGPFGPGSCQLWIDEPDDAEPLVGFVPADAVPPRWFPIAAARDDDGTPYALAHADDPRLARLAVLDVVLNNADRKGGHVLVGPDDRIHGVDHGVTFHVEEKLRTVLWGWSGRQLPGDAVRMLDALAGQVDGPLGEELAAHLTLTEIRRLADRIGVLRDTGRFPLPSPDWPAVPWPPI